A region from the Mycolicibacterium litorale genome encodes:
- a CDS encoding alpha-hydroxy-acid oxidizing protein: protein MAFGDYQLEIYLQGLSGIMPRLPMTFAEWEGKAQSAMPPSVYSYVAGGAGDERTQRVNRTAFDNWGLVPRMFRATRDRDLSVDLFGLSLPAPVFMAPIGVIGICAQDGHGDLATARAAARTGVPMVVSTLTEDPLEDVAAEFGDTPGFFQLYTPTDRELAASLVHRAEAAGYKGIIVTLDTWVPGWRPRDLSTSNFPQLRGRCLANYTSDPVFRAGLAQPPEENPQAVVLRWVSLFGNPLTWDDLPWLRSLTSLPLIVKGICHADDARRANDEGVDGIYCSNHGGRQANGGLPAIDCLPGVVEAADGLPVLFDSGIRNGSDIVKALALGATAVGIGRPYAYGLALGGIDGVVHVLRALLAEADLTMAVDGYPTLADLTPDTLRRVG from the coding sequence ATGGCATTCGGCGACTACCAACTCGAGATCTACCTGCAGGGGCTCTCCGGCATCATGCCGAGGCTGCCGATGACGTTCGCGGAATGGGAGGGCAAGGCCCAGTCCGCGATGCCGCCGTCGGTGTACTCCTACGTCGCGGGCGGGGCGGGTGACGAACGCACCCAGCGGGTCAACCGCACCGCCTTCGACAACTGGGGTCTGGTGCCGCGTATGTTCCGGGCCACCCGCGACCGCGACCTGTCGGTCGACCTGTTCGGATTGTCGCTGCCCGCACCGGTTTTCATGGCGCCCATCGGAGTGATCGGCATCTGCGCGCAGGACGGGCACGGCGACCTCGCCACCGCCCGTGCCGCCGCGCGCACCGGGGTGCCGATGGTGGTGTCGACACTGACCGAGGATCCGCTCGAAGACGTCGCCGCCGAATTCGGGGACACCCCGGGCTTCTTCCAGCTCTACACCCCCACCGACCGCGAGCTCGCAGCCAGCCTCGTGCACCGCGCCGAAGCCGCCGGCTACAAGGGGATCATCGTCACCCTCGACACGTGGGTGCCCGGTTGGCGGCCGCGCGACCTGTCGACGTCGAACTTCCCGCAGCTGCGCGGCCGCTGCCTGGCCAACTACACCAGCGACCCGGTGTTCCGCGCCGGCCTGGCCCAGCCACCGGAGGAGAACCCGCAGGCCGTGGTGCTCAGGTGGGTGTCGCTGTTCGGCAACCCGCTGACGTGGGACGACCTGCCGTGGCTGCGGTCGCTGACCTCGCTGCCGCTCATCGTCAAGGGCATCTGCCACGCCGACGACGCCCGCCGGGCCAATGACGAGGGCGTCGACGGGATCTACTGCTCCAACCACGGCGGGCGCCAGGCCAACGGCGGCTTGCCGGCCATCGACTGCCTGCCCGGCGTCGTCGAGGCGGCCGACGGCCTGCCGGTGCTGTTCGACTCGGGCATCCGCAACGGTTCCGACATCGTCAAGGCGCTCGCGCTCGGCGCCACCGCCGTGGGAATCGGCCGGCCCTACGCCTACGGCCTGGCGCTCGGCGGCATCGACGGCGTGGTCCACGTGCTGCGCGCGCTGCTCGCCGAGGCCGACCTGACCATGGCCGTCGACGGCTATCCGACGCTGGCCGATCTCACCCCGGACACGCTGCGGCGCGTCGGCTAG
- a CDS encoding tyrosine recombinase XerC encodes MESVLEEFDQYLALERGRSDHTRRAYLGDLRSLVAFVDERTPGAGLTALTLPLLRSWLSAQAAAGTARTTLARRTSAVKTFTAWAVRRGLMASDPAVRLQMPKARRTLPSVLRQDQARDALDAAKSGAQQGDPLALRDRLIVEMLYATGIRVSELCGLDVDDVDTSRRLVRVLGKGDKQRTVPFGEPADQALRAWLTAGRPALATAESGPALLLGARGRRLDPRQARTVVHQTVGAVDGAPDIGPHGLRHSAATHLLEGGADLRIVQELLGHSTLATTQLYTHVTVARLRAVHDQAHPRA; translated from the coding sequence GTGGAGTCCGTCCTCGAGGAGTTCGACCAGTACCTCGCACTGGAACGCGGCCGCTCCGACCACACCCGCCGGGCCTATCTCGGCGATCTGCGGTCACTGGTGGCGTTCGTCGACGAGCGGACGCCGGGCGCCGGCCTCACGGCGCTGACGCTGCCGCTGCTGCGGTCATGGCTGTCGGCGCAGGCGGCCGCCGGGACAGCGCGCACCACGCTGGCCCGGCGGACGTCGGCGGTGAAGACGTTCACCGCGTGGGCCGTGCGGCGCGGGCTGATGGCCTCCGACCCGGCCGTCCGGCTGCAGATGCCCAAGGCGCGCCGCACCTTGCCATCGGTGCTGCGTCAGGATCAGGCGCGCGATGCGCTCGACGCGGCGAAGTCCGGTGCCCAGCAAGGGGATCCGCTCGCGCTGCGGGACCGGCTGATCGTGGAGATGCTGTACGCCACCGGAATCCGGGTCAGCGAACTGTGCGGGCTCGACGTCGACGACGTCGACACCTCCCGCAGGCTGGTGCGTGTCCTCGGCAAGGGCGACAAACAGCGCACCGTCCCGTTCGGCGAGCCGGCGGACCAGGCGCTGCGCGCGTGGCTGACCGCCGGCCGGCCCGCGCTGGCCACCGCCGAGTCGGGGCCGGCTCTGCTGCTCGGCGCACGCGGCCGCCGGCTCGACCCCCGTCAGGCGCGCACCGTCGTGCATCAGACGGTCGGCGCGGTCGACGGCGCCCCCGACATCGGTCCGCACGGCCTGCGGCACAGCGCCGCCACCCACCTGCTCGAAGGCGGCGCCGACCTGCGCATCGTGCAGGAGCTCCTGGGTCACTCCACGCTCGCGACGACCCAGCTCTACACCCACGTCACGGTCGCGCGTCTTCGGGCCGTCCACGACCAGGCCCACCCCCGCGCCTGA
- a CDS encoding purine-cytosine permease family protein, whose product MSLYRRLDRRLEEQADNAGPVRGTLSLGRIAMIWLAANLVVTTLLTGTLLLPAVDFATALTMIVLGTLCGAVVLVLVGNIGTRTGLPTMALTRGAFGTRGSLLPVAANVVILMGWSWVQAMLAGVTVDYLVEDLTGFSSPILFSVLCQTIVVLIAILGHEGIARVEPWLAVLMLAIIAWIFVIAFTDFGPAAFQSIPVDASIGFTAVTVLDIVIATAISWTVLSADFNRFARSSRAGIVGSGVGYTLSTVTAMTLGVTAIGYVILTDGEAVAFDPAAIVAPFGAPLAIVIFLSVMATNTMVVYGMTTSVVNAPVGARLRFLPTALALGLVSILGSTWLGLLGQFTDFLTVIGAFFVPVFAIMIVDYYLVKRSAYTSDLLRARGGRYWYAGGVNWIAVAAWAIGAVASYVLTYVWPSPVGVTIPAFALTFVLYLSAMLPRRAAREESVHLAEVRDA is encoded by the coding sequence ATGTCGCTCTACCGTCGACTCGACCGCCGCCTCGAGGAGCAGGCCGACAACGCCGGGCCGGTCCGCGGCACGCTGTCGCTGGGCCGCATCGCGATGATCTGGCTGGCGGCGAATCTCGTGGTGACCACGCTGCTGACCGGAACGCTGCTGCTGCCCGCCGTCGACTTCGCGACCGCGCTGACCATGATCGTGCTCGGCACCCTCTGCGGCGCAGTCGTGCTCGTGCTCGTCGGCAACATCGGCACCCGCACCGGCCTGCCGACCATGGCACTGACCCGCGGCGCATTCGGCACCCGCGGCAGCCTGCTCCCGGTCGCCGCCAACGTCGTGATCCTGATGGGCTGGAGCTGGGTGCAGGCGATGCTCGCCGGAGTGACCGTCGACTACCTCGTCGAGGACCTCACCGGCTTCTCCAGCCCGATCCTGTTCTCCGTGCTGTGCCAGACGATCGTCGTGCTGATCGCGATCCTCGGCCACGAGGGCATCGCGCGGGTGGAGCCGTGGCTCGCGGTGTTGATGCTGGCGATCATCGCGTGGATCTTCGTCATCGCGTTCACCGACTTCGGTCCGGCGGCGTTCCAGTCGATCCCGGTCGACGCGTCGATCGGGTTCACCGCGGTGACCGTGCTCGACATCGTCATCGCGACCGCGATCTCGTGGACGGTGCTGTCGGCCGACTTCAACCGGTTCGCCCGCTCGAGTCGGGCGGGGATCGTCGGGTCCGGTGTCGGCTACACGCTGTCGACCGTCACCGCGATGACGTTGGGCGTGACGGCGATCGGCTACGTCATCCTCACCGACGGCGAGGCCGTCGCGTTCGACCCGGCCGCGATCGTCGCGCCGTTCGGTGCGCCGCTGGCGATCGTCATCTTCCTGTCGGTGATGGCCACCAACACGATGGTCGTCTACGGGATGACCACGTCGGTGGTCAACGCACCCGTCGGCGCGCGTCTGCGGTTCCTGCCCACGGCGCTGGCGCTCGGGCTCGTCTCGATACTCGGGTCGACATGGCTCGGCCTGCTCGGGCAGTTCACCGACTTCCTCACGGTCATCGGTGCGTTCTTCGTCCCGGTCTTCGCGATCATGATCGTCGACTACTACCTGGTGAAGAGGTCGGCGTACACCTCTGATCTGTTGCGCGCCCGCGGCGGCCGGTACTGGTACGCCGGCGGCGTGAACTGGATCGCGGTGGCGGCGTGGGCGATCGGTGCCGTCGCGTCCTACGTGTTGACCTACGTATGGCCCAGTCCGGTCGGCGTCACCATCCCGGCGTTCGCGCTGACGTTCGTGCTGTACCTGTCGGCGATGCTGCCCCGACGCGCGGCCCGCGAGGAGAGCGTGCATCTCGCGGAGGTCCGCGATGCGTGA
- a CDS encoding LLM class F420-dependent oxidoreductase: MMIASAAHRSRPFRFGLTTALPRAGADARDFARTVESAGFDVLTFADHLTPAISPFAGATAAAMATERLHVGTLVLNNDFRHPVETARESAGVATVSDGRFELGLGAGHMKSEYDAAGIPFARGGIRVGRLEESVAVVRALLDGDAVDLDGAHYRVHAGAGALLAPPAHRVPLLIGGNGERVLRLAGRVADIAGFAGITHNHDATEVALTHFGPDGLDDRIAVVRDAAGDRFDEIELQALIQAVVVTEDRETAAADLAGAIGGVGPADLLDSPFVLLGTHEQMADMLVERRRRFGVSYWTVFDEWAGRPSAMPDLAKVMSLLR; encoded by the coding sequence ATCATGATCGCCAGCGCCGCGCACCGCTCGCGCCCGTTTCGCTTCGGCCTCACCACCGCGCTGCCGCGCGCGGGTGCGGACGCCCGCGACTTCGCCCGCACCGTGGAATCGGCGGGATTCGACGTACTCACCTTCGCCGATCATCTGACGCCCGCGATCTCACCGTTCGCCGGGGCGACCGCCGCCGCCATGGCCACCGAGCGACTGCACGTGGGAACACTGGTGCTCAACAACGACTTCCGCCATCCCGTGGAGACCGCCCGCGAATCGGCCGGGGTGGCGACGGTGTCCGACGGCCGGTTCGAGCTCGGGCTCGGCGCCGGCCACATGAAGTCCGAGTACGACGCCGCGGGAATCCCGTTCGCCCGCGGCGGTATTCGCGTCGGACGCCTCGAGGAGTCGGTGGCGGTCGTCCGGGCGCTGCTCGACGGGGACGCCGTCGACCTCGACGGTGCGCACTACCGGGTGCACGCTGGGGCGGGTGCGCTGCTGGCGCCGCCGGCGCACCGGGTGCCGCTGCTGATCGGCGGCAACGGTGAGCGGGTGCTGCGGCTGGCCGGCCGCGTCGCCGACATCGCGGGATTCGCGGGGATCACCCACAACCACGACGCCACCGAGGTGGCGCTGACGCACTTCGGGCCCGACGGTCTGGACGACCGGATCGCCGTCGTCCGCGACGCCGCAGGCGACCGGTTCGACGAGATCGAACTGCAGGCGCTCATCCAGGCGGTGGTTGTCACCGAGGACCGCGAGACCGCCGCGGCCGACCTCGCCGGCGCCATCGGCGGCGTGGGGCCCGCCGACCTGCTGGACTCCCCGTTCGTCCTGCTCGGTACCCACGAGCAGATGGCCGACATGCTGGTCGAACGCCGGCGGCGGTTCGGGGTGAGCTATTGGACGGTGTTCGACGAGTGGGCCGGGCGACCGTCGGCGATGCCTGATCTGGCGAAGGTCATGAGCTTGCTTCGGTGA
- a CDS encoding M23 family metallopeptidase, with protein MRVVAVLAGIAVLAAAPVRADPAPADGRLDWPLRPRPAVVRTFDAPAAKWQRGHRGVDLAAAPGQPVYAGQAGTVVFAGVLAGRPLVSIAHDGGLRTSYEPVAPSVWSGQRVGAGTPIGEVVAGHAGCAAPSCLHWGAMWGPASRADYVDPLGLLTSTPVRLLPLR; from the coding sequence ATGCGGGTCGTGGCGGTACTGGCGGGGATCGCCGTCCTGGCGGCGGCTCCGGTGCGCGCCGACCCGGCGCCCGCGGACGGCCGACTGGACTGGCCGCTGCGGCCGAGGCCCGCGGTGGTGCGCACCTTCGACGCGCCCGCCGCGAAGTGGCAGCGCGGGCACCGCGGCGTCGACCTGGCCGCCGCGCCGGGGCAGCCGGTGTATGCCGGGCAGGCGGGCACGGTGGTGTTCGCGGGCGTATTGGCCGGTCGGCCGCTGGTGTCGATCGCCCATGACGGCGGTTTGCGTACCAGCTATGAACCCGTGGCGCCGTCGGTGTGGTCGGGACAGCGGGTCGGCGCCGGCACGCCGATCGGTGAGGTGGTCGCCGGGCACGCGGGATGCGCGGCCCCGAGCTGCCTGCACTGGGGCGCGATGTGGGGGCCGGCGTCGCGGGCCGACTACGTCGATCCGCTCGGGCTGCTGACGTCGACACCGGTGCGGCTGCTGCCGCTGCGGTAG
- the rpsB gene encoding 30S ribosomal protein S2, with product MAVVTMKQLLDSGAHFGHQTRRWNPKMKRFIFTDRNGIYIIDLQQTLTYIDKAYEFVKETVAHGGSIMFVGTKKQAQESIAEEATRVGMPYVNQRWLGGMLTNFSTVHKRLQRLKELEAMEQTGGFEGRTKKEILMLTREKNKLERSLGGIRDMQKVPSAIWVVDTNKEHLAVAEARKLNIPIIAILDTNCDPDVVDYPIPGNDDAIRSAALLTKVVAAAVAEGLQARAGAGNGNKAEASQDGPAAEPLAEWEQELLAGATASPTAVGAAPGTPEAEIQTEPTIAQNP from the coding sequence ATGGCTGTTGTGACCATGAAGCAGCTGCTCGACAGCGGCGCTCACTTCGGGCATCAGACCCGTCGCTGGAATCCCAAGATGAAGCGGTTCATCTTCACCGACCGCAACGGCATCTACATCATCGATCTGCAGCAGACGCTGACCTACATCGACAAGGCGTACGAGTTCGTCAAGGAGACCGTCGCGCACGGCGGTTCGATCATGTTCGTCGGCACCAAGAAGCAGGCGCAGGAGTCGATCGCCGAAGAGGCGACCCGCGTCGGCATGCCCTACGTGAACCAGCGCTGGCTGGGCGGCATGCTCACGAACTTCTCCACGGTGCACAAGCGTCTGCAGCGCCTCAAGGAACTCGAGGCGATGGAGCAGACCGGTGGCTTCGAGGGTCGCACCAAGAAGGAAATCCTGATGCTGACCCGCGAGAAGAACAAGCTCGAGCGCAGCCTCGGCGGTATCCGCGACATGCAGAAGGTGCCCTCGGCCATCTGGGTCGTCGACACCAACAAGGAGCACCTCGCGGTTGCCGAAGCCCGCAAGCTGAACATCCCGATCATCGCGATCCTCGACACCAACTGCGACCCCGACGTCGTCGACTACCCGATCCCGGGCAACGACGATGCGATCCGCTCCGCCGCGCTGCTGACCAAGGTCGTGGCCGCGGCGGTCGCCGAGGGTCTGCAGGCCCGTGCGGGCGCAGGCAACGGCAACAAGGCCGAAGCCAGCCAGGACGGGCCGGCCGCCGAGCCGCTCGCCGAGTGGGAGCAGGAACTGCTCGCCGGCGCGACGGCGTCGCCGACCGCGGTCGGTGCCGCACCCGGCACGCCCGAGGCGGAAATCCAGACCGAACCCACCATCGCCCAGAACCCCTAG
- the tsf gene encoding translation elongation factor Ts — MANYTAADVKRLRELTGAGMLDSKNALVEADGDFDKAVELLRIKGAKDVGKRAERATAEGLVAAKDGALIELNSETDFVAKNAEFQAVADQIVAAAAASKATDIDTLKAAHISGSQANPTVEQVIADLSAKIGEKLELRRVAYFDGTVETYLHKRAADLPPAVGVLVEYEGDNKEAAHAVALQIAALKAKYLTREDVPEDIVANERRIAEETARNEGKPEQALPKIVEGRVTGFYKDVVLLDQPSVSDSKKTVKALLDEAGVTVTRFVRFEVGQA, encoded by the coding sequence ATGGCGAACTACACCGCTGCCGACGTCAAGCGGCTTCGGGAGCTCACCGGCGCCGGCATGCTCGACAGCAAGAACGCGCTCGTCGAGGCTGACGGCGACTTCGACAAGGCCGTCGAACTGCTGCGCATCAAGGGCGCCAAGGACGTCGGCAAGCGCGCCGAGCGCGCGACCGCCGAGGGCCTGGTCGCGGCCAAGGACGGCGCGCTGATCGAGCTGAACTCCGAGACCGACTTCGTCGCCAAGAACGCGGAGTTCCAGGCCGTGGCCGATCAGATCGTCGCCGCGGCGGCGGCGTCCAAGGCCACCGACATCGACACGCTCAAGGCCGCTCACATTTCCGGCAGCCAGGCGAACCCAACCGTCGAGCAGGTCATCGCCGACCTGTCGGCCAAGATCGGCGAGAAGCTCGAACTGCGCCGCGTCGCGTACTTCGACGGCACCGTCGAGACCTACCTGCACAAGCGTGCGGCGGATCTGCCGCCGGCCGTCGGTGTGCTGGTGGAGTACGAGGGCGACAACAAAGAGGCGGCCCACGCGGTCGCCCTGCAGATCGCCGCGCTGAAGGCCAAGTACCTCACCCGTGAGGACGTGCCGGAAGACATCGTCGCCAACGAGCGGCGCATCGCCGAGGAGACGGCCCGCAACGAGGGCAAGCCGGAGCAGGCGCTGCCGAAGATCGTCGAGGGCCGGGTCACCGGTTTCTACAAGGACGTCGTGCTGCTCGACCAGCCGTCGGTGTCCGACAGCAAGAAGACGGTCAAGGCCCTGCTCGACGAGGCCGGCGTGACCGTCACCCGGTTCGTCCGGTTCGAGGTCGGTCAGGCCTGA
- a CDS encoding amidase yields MTGISAFADDALGDLDAVGIVEALRQGRVSRTDLVEAAIARTEAVNPALNGLAYEAFDRARARAAAPRSYGGYFDGVPTFVKDNVAVAGMPTMQGTDAWEPRPAAANGDFARAYLATGLVPLGKTQMSEFGFSASAEHPRLGAVRNPWHPDHTAGASSSGSGAFVAAGVVPIAHANDGGGSIRIPASCNGLVGLKPSRGRLPLDRDMRQMPLRIVANGVVTRSVRDTAAFYREMERVYRNPKLPPIGDVTGPGRQRLRIAVCTQSIAREAAPDVREATMKTAALLEELGHRVTPIDNPIPERFMDDFLLYWSFLSFALVRGGRRTFGAAFDRTRLDNLTLGLEAHAARNLHRLPVATARLARTRRITTGLARDHDVVLTPTLADVPPRIGHLDPTADYRQIIDRLIDWVAFTPLQNATGDPALSLPLAESEDGLPIGMMFASTVGQEARLLELAYELEQARPWRRLQDAA; encoded by the coding sequence ATGACTGGCATAAGCGCCTTCGCCGACGACGCTCTGGGTGACCTCGACGCCGTCGGGATCGTCGAGGCACTGCGGCAGGGCCGAGTATCGCGCACCGACCTCGTGGAGGCGGCCATCGCACGCACCGAGGCGGTCAACCCTGCCCTCAACGGCCTGGCCTACGAAGCCTTCGACCGCGCGAGGGCCCGAGCGGCCGCGCCGCGGTCCTACGGCGGCTACTTCGACGGTGTCCCGACGTTCGTCAAGGACAACGTTGCGGTCGCCGGCATGCCCACCATGCAGGGCACCGACGCCTGGGAGCCCCGGCCCGCGGCCGCCAACGGTGACTTCGCCCGCGCCTATCTGGCGACCGGGCTGGTGCCGCTCGGCAAGACGCAGATGTCGGAGTTCGGGTTCTCCGCCTCCGCCGAACATCCCCGCCTCGGTGCGGTGCGCAATCCTTGGCATCCGGACCACACCGCCGGCGCGTCGTCCTCGGGCTCCGGCGCGTTCGTCGCCGCCGGCGTGGTGCCGATCGCGCACGCCAACGACGGCGGCGGGTCGATCCGGATCCCCGCGTCCTGCAACGGGTTGGTCGGCCTCAAACCGTCCCGCGGGCGGCTGCCGCTGGACCGGGACATGCGTCAGATGCCGCTGCGCATCGTCGCCAACGGGGTCGTCACCCGGTCGGTGCGCGACACCGCCGCGTTCTACCGCGAGATGGAACGGGTGTACCGCAACCCCAAGCTCCCGCCGATCGGTGACGTCACCGGGCCGGGCCGGCAGCGGCTGAGGATCGCCGTCTGCACCCAGTCCATCGCCCGCGAAGCCGCCCCCGACGTCCGCGAGGCGACCATGAAAACCGCTGCGCTGCTGGAGGAACTGGGTCACCGCGTCACGCCGATCGACAACCCGATACCCGAGCGCTTCATGGACGACTTCCTGCTGTACTGGTCGTTTCTGTCCTTCGCGCTCGTCCGCGGCGGGCGCCGCACCTTCGGCGCCGCCTTCGACCGCACCCGCCTGGACAATCTCACCCTGGGGTTGGAGGCGCACGCCGCACGCAACCTGCACCGGCTGCCGGTGGCCACCGCCCGGCTCGCCCGCACCCGTCGCATCACCACCGGCCTGGCCCGCGATCACGACGTCGTGCTCACCCCCACCCTGGCCGACGTCCCGCCGCGGATCGGGCACCTCGACCCGACGGCGGACTACCGGCAGATCATCGACCGACTGATCGACTGGGTGGCGTTCACACCGCTGCAGAACGCGACCGGCGACCCCGCCCTGTCCCTGCCGCTGGCCGAATCCGAGGACGGACTGCCCATCGGGATGATGTTCGCCTCCACGGTGGGACAGGAGGCCCGGTTGCTGGAACTGGCCTACGAACTCGAGCAGGCCCGGCCGTGGCGGCGTCTGCAGGACGCCGCCTGA
- a CDS encoding ABC transporter permease, translating to METSQVNNAATSARSPEIASASGNTFGCLVRFALANIRRRPERFVLSVLGIALAIACVTVVRTISSSFAITGADSVTDVLGEAHLWVVPAAGVSYDPDTQALVAGGPAPLIDVPAGWTAARTLSGRAEIDGVAVSLRGRDEIPSGTARFGSAVADRLAIGSGDRVEVGGHDLVAEVDGTGQSVTVSSAVAHSVVGDDGWWTVNAPAGQENRRDLGQQFSAATGLRSTADPSLRPEPGGPGLIYDTVGGAGPLSFEQKFSALFSGKVTSSTLGLISTIGLALGFVIAVSSFLAAVAERKREFGIMSSIGLADEVLYFFLVESALVFVAAYLVGVLGAGAAVALVSPGIATPVAWAQAAGMVAAFIPAMAIVGALVPVHRLLQQRPVDLLGAR from the coding sequence GTGGAGACCAGTCAGGTCAACAACGCAGCGACGTCTGCCCGGTCACCGGAGATCGCATCCGCCTCCGGGAACACCTTCGGGTGTCTGGTCCGGTTCGCGCTGGCCAACATCCGCCGCCGGCCGGAACGGTTCGTGCTGTCGGTACTGGGTATCGCGTTGGCCATCGCCTGTGTGACCGTGGTGCGCACGATCTCGTCGAGTTTCGCGATCACCGGCGCGGATTCGGTCACCGACGTGCTCGGCGAGGCGCACCTGTGGGTGGTGCCGGCCGCCGGGGTGAGCTACGACCCCGATACCCAGGCACTGGTCGCCGGCGGCCCCGCCCCGCTGATCGACGTCCCCGCCGGGTGGACCGCCGCCCGCACCCTGTCCGGCCGCGCCGAGATCGACGGGGTTGCGGTATCACTTCGGGGACGCGACGAAATCCCCTCGGGCACCGCCCGTTTCGGATCCGCTGTGGCCGACCGGTTGGCCATTGGCAGCGGCGATCGCGTCGAGGTGGGCGGACACGATCTCGTCGCGGAGGTCGACGGGACCGGTCAGTCGGTCACGGTGTCCAGTGCGGTCGCCCACTCCGTGGTGGGAGACGACGGCTGGTGGACCGTCAACGCCCCTGCCGGCCAGGAGAACCGGCGCGATCTCGGGCAACAGTTCAGCGCGGCCACCGGGCTGAGATCGACCGCCGATCCGTCACTCAGGCCGGAACCGGGCGGCCCCGGACTGATCTACGACACCGTGGGTGGCGCCGGACCGCTGTCGTTCGAGCAGAAGTTCTCCGCACTGTTCTCCGGAAAGGTGACGAGTTCGACGCTCGGTCTGATCTCGACGATCGGGTTGGCGCTCGGATTCGTGATCGCGGTGTCGTCGTTCCTGGCGGCAGTCGCCGAACGCAAACGCGAATTCGGCATCATGTCGAGCATCGGCCTCGCCGACGAGGTGCTCTACTTCTTCCTCGTCGAATCGGCCCTCGTCTTCGTGGCCGCGTATCTCGTCGGTGTGCTCGGCGCGGGAGCCGCTGTGGCGCTGGTGAGCCCGGGCATCGCGACACCGGTCGCGTGGGCGCAGGCCGCGGGTATGGTCGCCGCCTTCATCCCGGCGATGGCGATCGTCGGCGCCCTCGTCCCCGTTCACCGGCTGCTGCAACAACGACCGGTCGATCTCCTGGGAGCCCGCTAG
- a CDS encoding FtsX-like permease family protein, producing MLRRGLSYGWLSARRRIREMVLPVVTTATGAFLVVIVFGMSEGIRAQSASLGHADELNRAVVLIAVSVLLVGVVEVAVATTRTVAHRTRELGVLAANGIPRLPVVAALLVEPVVAAVLGALAGAALAAAAGIVLGTTGLAAGGVATSGLLAGFVISVGVSIVAALATSVVPTWTAASRPPIRSLTAGG from the coding sequence GTGCTGCGCAGAGGACTGTCCTATGGCTGGCTGTCGGCCCGCCGCCGCATCCGCGAGATGGTGCTGCCGGTCGTCACCACGGCGACCGGGGCGTTCCTGGTGGTCATCGTGTTCGGGATGTCCGAGGGCATCCGGGCGCAGTCGGCGTCCCTCGGTCACGCCGACGAACTCAACCGGGCCGTCGTGCTCATCGCGGTCAGCGTGCTGCTCGTCGGTGTCGTGGAGGTGGCGGTGGCGACCACCCGCACGGTCGCGCATCGCACCCGCGAACTCGGCGTGCTGGCCGCCAACGGAATCCCGCGCCTGCCGGTGGTGGCGGCCCTGCTCGTCGAACCCGTCGTCGCCGCGGTGCTCGGTGCCCTCGCCGGCGCCGCGCTGGCCGCCGCCGCCGGCATCGTCCTGGGCACCACCGGGTTGGCGGCCGGCGGCGTCGCGACGAGCGGGCTGCTCGCCGGATTCGTGATCTCCGTCGGTGTCAGCATCGTCGCCGCACTGGCCACCAGCGTCGTGCCCACGTGGACGGCCGCGTCGCGGCCGCCGATCCGCTCCCTGACCGCAGGAGGCTGA
- a CDS encoding ABC transporter ATP-binding protein, whose amino-acid sequence MTAIEERRDHDAVPPPQQPVIEIADVWKLHKLGDEVVRALVAADLTVNPGEFVCLMGPSGSGKSTLLNIIGGLDRPTKGSVTVAGRDTRTLTESQFAALRHDTIGFIFQSYNLIPFLSAVENVELPLMFEPYDRKALRTRATELLELVGLGHRVHHQPTKMSGGEQQRTAIARSLISNPTLVLADEPTANLDHRTGETVVRMLRDLCSTLGVTVVASTHDPTVADEASRVVRMKDGQIIH is encoded by the coding sequence ATGACCGCCATCGAAGAGCGCCGCGACCACGATGCCGTCCCGCCGCCCCAGCAGCCGGTCATCGAGATCGCCGACGTCTGGAAGCTCCACAAGCTCGGCGACGAGGTGGTGCGGGCGCTCGTCGCCGCCGACCTGACCGTCAATCCGGGCGAGTTCGTCTGCCTGATGGGGCCGAGCGGCAGCGGAAAGTCCACGCTGCTCAACATCATCGGCGGACTCGACCGGCCGACGAAGGGCTCGGTGACGGTTGCGGGCCGCGACACCCGCACCCTGACCGAGAGCCAGTTCGCGGCGCTGCGACACGACACCATCGGGTTCATCTTCCAGAGCTACAACCTGATCCCGTTCCTGTCCGCGGTCGAGAACGTCGAGCTACCGCTGATGTTCGAACCGTATGACCGCAAGGCGTTGCGCACCAGAGCGACCGAACTCCTCGAGCTCGTCGGACTGGGCCACCGCGTCCACCATCAACCGACCAAGATGTCCGGCGGCGAACAGCAGCGCACCGCGATCGCGCGCTCGCTGATCAGCAACCCGACGCTCGTCCTCGCCGACGAGCCGACGGCCAACCTCGACCACCGCACGGGGGAGACGGTGGTGCGCATGCTGCGCGACCTGTGTTCGACGCTCGGCGTCACGGTCGTCGCGAGCACCCACGACCCCACGGTGGCCGACGAAGCGAGCCGTGTCGTCCGCATGAAAGACGGACAGATCATCCACTGA